The genomic stretch GGCGTGGGGCGACCCCAGGTGAGCCGGGTGCGCGTCGATCACCAGGAGGCCATTCCGATCGGGCTGGGCAAGGGCCTGCACCTCACCGGCCGGTTCGACTGGCGCCTGGCGGACGATCCCTACCGGGTGGACAGCCCCTTCGAGCTGTATCTGCTGCGGGGGGAGAGGGGGGAGAGCTGGCGGCTGGCCCGTCCGGTCGGGATGGCCGCCAACAGCCTCAGCCAGGACTGGCTGGTGGATCCCCTGCCGCTCGAAGGCGACCGGCCAGCCTGATCAGAGCCAGCCTTCCCACAACAAAGATGCCGGTAATCAATCCGCAGATGCCATAGAGTTAGTTCACGCGAATCACCAGGAAGTTCAATGGCCGACAAGTCAGATCTTCATTCTGAACGCCATTCAGATCAGCCTTCAGATCGCCACAAAGGCCGTTCCACACAGCGCCATTCCAGTAACGATGACATCTACGCCTCCGGTGATCTCGCGGCCGGCATGCCGAAGCGCACGTTTCCGACCAAGGAGAACGATCCCAGGTCTGTCTATGCCGCCATTCACGATGAGTTGATGCTCGATGGCAACTCACGCCAGAACCTGGCCACCTTCTGCCAGACGTGGCTGGAGCCGGAAGTTCATCGCTTGATGAATGAGTGCATCGACAAGAACATGGAGGACAAGGACGAATATCCACAGACTGCCGAAATCGAAGCCCGCTGCGCCCGCATGCTGGCCGATCTCTGGAATGCCCCGTCGATCGATGGCGCCATCGGCTGCACCACCGTGGGATCGAGCGAAGCGGCCATGCTCGGCGGCATGGCGATGAAACGCCGCTGGGAAGCCAGCCGGCGTCAGCAGGGGAAACCGGTCGGGAAGCCGAATCTCGTCACCGGGCCCGTGCAGATCTGCTGGCACAAATTCACCCGCTACTGGGACATCGAGCACCGGGAGATCCCAATGGACCCCGGCCGCTTGCTGATGACACCCGAGCAGGTGCTGGAGCGGTGCGATGAGAACACCATCGGGGTGGTGCCCACCCTGGGGGTGACGTTCACGGGCCAGTACGAACCCGTGCAGGAGGTGGCCGCCGCCCTCGATGCCTTCGAGCGGGACACCGGCCTCGACATCCCCATCCATGTGGATGGCGCCAGCGGTGGTTTTCTCGCCCCCTTCTGCCACCCCGATCTGCTCTGGGATTTCCGTCTGCCCAGGGTGAAATCGATCAATGCCTCAGGCCACAAGTTCGGTCTGGCGCCGCTGGGGGCCGGCTGGGTGCTGTGGCGGGACGAGAAGGATCTTCCCGAGGAGATGGTGTTCTGGGTGAATTATCTCGGCGGGAACATGCGTGACATCACCCTGAACTTCTCCAAGCCCGGCGGCCAGGTGGTCTGCCAATACTACAACTTCATCCGACTGGGCAAGGAAGGCTACCGAAAGGTGCACAACGCCTGCTATGCCACCGCCCAGCATCTGGCGGCGGAACTCGTGACACTCGGCCCGTTCGAGATCATCTACGGCGGTGATCCGCACACGGGCATCCCGTGCGTCTGCTGGCGGATCAGGGACGGGGACGATCCCGGCTTCAACCTCTTCGACCTGGCGGACCGGCTGCGGGTGCGGGGCTGGCAGGTGCCGGCCTACACCCTGCCGGCCCACTGCGGCGATCAGGCCGTGCAGCGGATCCTGGTGCGGCATGGCGTCAGCCGTGACCTCGCCGACCTGCTGCTGGAGGACATCAGGGGTGCCATCGACCATCTCCGGCTCCATCCCGTGAGCACCTCGCTGACCAGCCAGGAAGCGACGGGATTCCATCACTGAAGCGCTCAGCTTCAGCTCAGGGGTCTGAGGCCGCCGGGGCTGGCCTGGCCCGCAGGCTCAACAGGGTGGCCAGCAGCACCAGCAGCGCCGAGAGCCCAGCTCGGGCCGGCACGGCCTCGCCGAACCACCACACGCCCCACAGCGCCGAGAACGGCACCTGCACGTAGCTGATGGCCGTGGCCCGGGCGGCCGCCATGCCCATCAATCCGTAGGTGAGGGCGATCTGCCCCAGCTGGGTGAAGACCCCCACCCCCAGCAGCCAGCCGAACTCGGCGACCGTGGGGGCCACCGGCCACAGCAGCACCAGGGGCAGGCTGAGCGGCAGGGCCATCAGCGGGAAATAGAAGACCACCACCAGGGGATGCTCGCTGCTGCGCAGGGCGCGCACGCTCACGTAGGCGAGGGCCGAGAGCAGGGCACCGGCCAGGGCGAACAGCAGCGGCAGGGCCGGCAGACCGGCGCCAGCCGCCGCACCGACCCCGCCCGGGGCGGCCAGCACCACCACCCCCAGAAAGCCCAGGAGCACGGCTCCCCAGACCCGCCAGCCCGGCTTCTCGGCCAGCAGCGGCCAGGCCAGCAGGGCCGTGAAGGTGGGGTGGAGGTACTGCAGCACCGTGGCCACCGCCAGCGGCAGACCGATCAGGGCCAGATAGACGCAGTAGAGCCCGGCGGTGCCGAGGATGCCCCGCCCCACCAGCAACCGCCGCCGCTGACCCCAGGGGTGGAGACCGGCCCGCCGCAGCATCCACCAGCTGATCAGCACGCTCACCACCGCCCGCGCCAGCACCACCTCCGCCACCGGCAGGCGCCCCCCCAGGGCCTTGACGCACACCCCCATCAGGCTGAAGGCCAGGGCGCTGGCGACCATCCACAGACCCGCCCGCCAGGCCGGGGGCTCGCCATGGGCGCGCTCGCCCCACTTCTGGTGTGGTGCGGCAGAATGGAGGCCAGAGCGACCCCAGCGGTAGCGCCATCCCTTGAGCCAGTCCCAGCCCCACGCCCGCCTCCACCCCCGCACGATCGAAGCGGTGAAGGAGCGCGCGGACATCGTCGATGTGGTGGGCGAGCACGTGGTGCTCAAGAAGAAGGGGCGGGAGTTCGTGGGGATCTGCCCCTTCCACGACGACAAATCGCCGTCGATGACGGTGTCGCCCGCCAAGCAGTTCTACTACTGCTTCTCCTGCGGGGCCGGCGGCAACGCCATCAAGTTCCTGATGGAGCTGCAGCGCACCAGCTTCAGCGAGGTGGTGCTGGATCTGGCGCGCAAGTACCAGCTGCCGGTGGAAACGGTGGATGGGCCGCAGCAGGAGCGGCTGCGCAGGCAGCTCTCCCGCCGTGAGGCCCTGCTGCGCGCCCTGAGCCTGGCCTCGGGCTGGTTCCGCAGTCAGCTGCGCAGCCCCGAAGGCGCCGGCGCCCTGACCTACCTCACCGGGGAGCGGGGTCTGAGCGAGGGCACGATCGACGCCTTCGACCTGGGCTACGCCCCCGAGAGCTGGGATGCGCTGCTCAGGCACCTCGGCCAGGTGGAGAACCTGCCGCCGGAGCTGCTGGAGGCGGCCGGGCTGGTGGTGCCGCGCAAGGGCGGCGACGGGTTCTACGACCGCTTCCGCCACCGGGTGATGGTGCCGATCCGCGACCGCCAGGGTCGGGTGATCGGCTTCGGCGGCCGCAGCCTTGATGGCGGTGAGCCGAAATACCTCAACTCCCCGGAAACGGAGGTGTTCGAGAAGGGCAAGCACCTGTTCGGCCTGGATCGTGCCAGCAACGCCATCCGCAAGGACGACCAGGCGGTGGTGGTGGAGGGTTACTTCGATGTGATCGCCCTCCACGCCGCCGGCATCACCAATGCGGTGGCGTCGCTGGGCACGGCGCTCAGCAGCCAGCAGATCACCCAGCTTTGCCGCTGCTGCGACAGCCGCCGCCTGGTGCTCAATTTCGACACCGATGGCGCCGGTGTGCGCGCCGCCCAGCGGGCGATCGGGGCGGTGGAGCAGCAGGCGCTGCAGGGGCAGCTGGAGCTGCGGGTGCTGCACCTGCCCGCCGGCAAGGACCCTGATGAATTCCTCAGGCAGCATGGCGCCGGCGAGTACCGCGCCCTGCTGGAGCGGGCACCCCTCTGGCTCGACTGGCAGATCGAGCAGGTTCTGGAGGACAAGGATCTGGCCCGCTCCGATCAGTTCCAGCAGGCGGTGGCTTCCCTGGTTGCCCTGCTGGGCAAGCTGCCCCAGAGCGCCGTGCGCAGCCATTACCTGCAGCAGGTGGCCGAGCGGCTCAGCGGCGGCCAGGCCCGGCTGGCCCAGAAGCTGGAAGAGGACCTGCGCCAGCAGGTGAAGGGTGAGCGCTGGCATGGCCGGGCCAGCCGCTGGGAGCAACCCGGGGAGATCGGCCTGCGCGAGCGCGCCGAAGCGGAGCTGCTGCGCCTCTACCTGCATGCGGGCCGTCACCGCGGCGCGATCCGCCGAGAGCTGCGCCAGCGGGAGCTGGAGGATTTCGCCATCGCCCACCACCGTCTGCTCTGGGCCAGCATCAGCGAACTGGAGGAAGACAACCTCGGCGTGGGCCGGCTGGAGGCGATCAACCGGGGCAGTGATCCGGGCGACGATCTGGCCGATCTGGATCTGCCGCGTCTCCTGAGCGACCGGCTGCTGGTGGAGGAAAGCGAGCTGCTGAATCGGCTCACCCCCCTGCTGGAGCCGAACGAACTGCAGCGCATGGCCCTGGCCGAACCCCTGCTGCAGCTGCGCGGCACCACGGCGGTGCTGGAGCGCCAGCGCAGCCTCAAGCGCTGCCGCCACCTGCTCGATGCCTGGGGATCCCAGCGGCTGGAAACGCTGGAGCGCTGCATCGCCCGCCTGCTGGAGGAGAGCGAGGCGGAAGCCAGCGCCGCCGCCGCCCTGAGCATGGAAAGCCGGATCGATTCGATGTTCAGCGAACTGAACGGCGATGCCCTGCGCTTCCAGGAGCTGTACTACAACGAACGTCGGCACATCCATCACCTCGACCAGCAGCGCTGCGCTGATCCCCTGGCGGCGGCACGGCTGGCCAGCTGAGCCGCACCCGCCTTCGCCCAGTAACCCCATGGCCCCAGGCAAACCGCGCGTCCGCATCAGCCCGGCGGAGGCCTTGGGCTTCGCCGGGCTGATGGCACTGGCGGGCCCCCTGGGGACCGCTTCCGCGCAGCCGAGCGGTCCGGCCCCCCGGATCCGGCAGACGGTGGCTCCGATCGCCACGCCGAACCGCCTCCTGGAGGACGCCCTGCGACAGGACCTGTTCCCCGTAGCGGTGGTGGACGACCAGGGCCATGGTCCCGACCCGGGCACGGCGGAATGGCGGCAGGCCGAGATCCATCAGCGCCGCAACGCCTGCCGGGCGGCTGGCCCCTTGCGTTACGCCTACAACCGCATCGACCTGAACGGAGACCGGCAGGACGAGCTGGTGGCCAGCGTGATCGGCCCCTACACCTGCGGCACAGGCGGTTGTAACGCCTATGTGTTCAAGAACGGTCCCAAGGAGAAGGGTCTGCGCCTGGTGTCAAGGATGTCGCTGTTCAAGCCGCCCCTTGTGGTGAGCGACCAGCGCCACAACGGCTGGAGAGACCTGATCAGCCGGGTGAGGATCGATGCGGGCCACGGCTACTACGCCCGTCTGCCCTTCAACGGCCGCGGCTATCCGAGCAACCCTTCAGCGCCCCCCGCCGAGCCCCTGCGTCAAGCGGTTCGGGGCGTGGTCCTGCTCGACACCGACGACGACGCCAACCCCACCCATCCCCTGCCCTGCGACAGGCCCGCCATCGCCGCGCCGCCCCGCAGCCTCTGATCCAGGCAAGGCCTGGCTGCCCCCTGCTCAGAACTGGGTGGAACGCACCGGCTTGAGTTGCCACATCGCCTCGCCGGGCACCAGCTTGTACGTCACCTGGCGGGTGCCACCGGTGGGCCTGGCATTGCTGTCGCCGCTCCTGTAGACGGGGAAGCGCCGCACCAGGCTGGTCTCCACCACGGCGAACTGGTCGTGGCCCATGTAACCCCTGGCATCGTTGGAGCTCATGTCCTGCAGATGGATCGGCAGCAGGCCCCCGGCCCTGGTGGTGGTCCAGGCCTTCACGGAGCCGTAACTGCCGCTGCCGGCGCTCTGCACATAGACGAACAGATCAGGCAGCCCGTCGCTGTTGAGGTCCTCCACTTCGGCACCGACCACACGGCCCTCGACGGTCTCCTGGATGGACGGGAAGGCCTTGTCGCCGCGGCGGGCCTTCACCGTGAGCTGCTGGGTCGAGCCCTCACCGCTGGCTGTCACCGCGAAGCTGACTCCCTGGAGGCTGAGGTTGCTGCGGAACGGAGCCGCGAGCGCCGAAGCTCCGGCCAGAAGCAGAGCCGATCCGAGGGCCCATGACCCGAGACGCCCGATCCGATCGTGGTGAAGTGCCATGGCAGATGGTCCTGTTGCCCTGGCCATCATCGTCAGCGGCGGGTTCTCACAGTGACGGCCTTGCGCCACTGCGGAAGCCGATGCCCCTGCACCTCCGCCCCCCTCAGGCCCAGCAGGGAAAACGCCGGCAGGTCCCGACGCGATGCTGGGCGGCATGTTCTCTGGAACAGAACACTCCCACGCTCCTGTGGGAACCCTCGGTGGTGAACGGTGACCCTCCTCGCTGAACTCCTGGTCGGGCAACCGGGGCACTGTCTGATCGTGGCCCTGGTGCTGCTGGCGGGCTGGTCCCTGCTGTGGGCCTCCCTGGCCTGGGGGTTGTACGCCGCCTGGGAGGCGCTGGTGCAGCTGCGCACGCCGGAGGCCAACATCCGGGTGGATCTGCTGTTGATCTGGCCGTTGCTGGCCGCGCTGACGCTGGTCGGATTGATCAGCTGCACCATCGGGGCAAGACGCTGAGCTGGGTGCCACTCGGCGTGGCCTGGTCCTGAAAGATGTGTTATGAATGCTCTCTGGATTGCCCAGCGAGGCGGTTCGATCCGACCTTCAATGTCCACATCACCCATGGTTTGCAGCCTTCGTCACCACTCCGCAGCCCTTGGCGCGGGTCTTCTGCTGTCGGGCCTGTCCGCCCCCTTCGCGCCGGCAGCCATGGCCGAAGTCCTGGTCCGGGCCCAGGGCCGTTGCAAACTGATGAGCGGTGGGTACGAAGCCTTCAACGGACACTGCCTCTTCAAGCACAAGAAGGCTGGAAGCGTCGATGCCTATGTCGTGAAGCTCGACGACGGCACGGAGTTCAGCTTCTCGGGCCCCAACGTGCAGGCGCTGAGTGTGCAGACCTACGACGGCATTCGCAGCGTCAGTCACAGCATCCAACCGGACCATGAGGTCTTCAGCTGGAATGACGGCGAACCCCGAAAGCTCTCCGTTCGGCTCGACCGCGTCGAGAACCCCGACGTCCGTTTCGAGGATTCCGCCCAGAAGGCTGATTCCAGCACGCTCCTGGGTGCCGCGGTGGGTGCTCTGATCGGCGGGCTGATCTCCGGTAAGCCCATCACCACGACCGAGCCAGCCCGGGAGGGCGCTCCGGTCTCCGATCTGCAATCCCTGGTGGGCGCCAAAGGGGGCCAGGCCGAAGGAACCCTGACGTCCAAGGGCTACACCTACCGCGGCGGCACCAAGCTGGCCGACAGTTCCTTCAGCTACTGGCAGCAGCCCAGCACAAAAAACTGCGTGGCGATTCGCACCACCAACGGACGCTATCAGTCCATCACCTACACAACAAAGAGCGACTGCAACTGACCAGCGGCTGGATCAGCGGCTGAGATGTCCCCCCTGTGGCCCTAAGCCACAGGGGGATTGCTGGTGGCCTGACGTCGAGGCCAGCGGAGGTCAGGCGCGCTTGAGCAGGCGCAGGATCACTAGAAGGATCACGGCGCCAAGGGTGGCCACCACGATGCTGCCCAGCACGCCACCTCCGAAGGCTCCACCCAGACCGCCGAAGAACAGGCCACCGATCAGGGCTCCGATGATGCCGGCGACCAGATCACCGATCAGGCCGAAGCCACTTCTTTTGACCAGGACACCCGCCAGCCAGCCGGCGATCACGCCGACCAGCAGAAACCAGAGAACGTTCATAGGCACTCGCCGTTGGTCCTGACGATCAGTCACA from Synechococcus sp. CBW1107 encodes the following:
- a CDS encoding PliI family lysozyme inhibitor of I-type lysozyme encodes the protein MALHHDRIGRLGSWALGSALLLAGASALAAPFRSNLSLQGVSFAVTASGEGSTQQLTVKARRGDKAFPSIQETVEGRVVGAEVEDLNSDGLPDLFVYVQSAGSGSYGSVKAWTTTRAGGLLPIHLQDMSSNDARGYMGHDQFAVVETSLVRRFPVYRSGDSNARPTGGTRQVTYKLVPGEAMWQLKPVRSTQF
- a CDS encoding DMT family transporter; amino-acid sequence: MVASALAFSLMGVCVKALGGRLPVAEVVLARAVVSVLISWWMLRRAGLHPWGQRRRLLVGRGILGTAGLYCVYLALIGLPLAVATVLQYLHPTFTALLAWPLLAEKPGWRVWGAVLLGFLGVVVLAAPGGVGAAAGAGLPALPLLFALAGALLSALAYVSVRALRSSEHPLVVVFYFPLMALPLSLPLVLLWPVAPTVAEFGWLLGVGVFTQLGQIALTYGLMGMAAARATAISYVQVPFSALWGVWWFGEAVPARAGLSALLVLLATLLSLRARPAPAASDP
- the dnaG gene encoding DNA primase, whose product is MSQSQPHARLHPRTIEAVKERADIVDVVGEHVVLKKKGREFVGICPFHDDKSPSMTVSPAKQFYYCFSCGAGGNAIKFLMELQRTSFSEVVLDLARKYQLPVETVDGPQQERLRRQLSRREALLRALSLASGWFRSQLRSPEGAGALTYLTGERGLSEGTIDAFDLGYAPESWDALLRHLGQVENLPPELLEAAGLVVPRKGGDGFYDRFRHRVMVPIRDRQGRVIGFGGRSLDGGEPKYLNSPETEVFEKGKHLFGLDRASNAIRKDDQAVVVEGYFDVIALHAAGITNAVASLGTALSSQQITQLCRCCDSRRLVLNFDTDGAGVRAAQRAIGAVEQQALQGQLELRVLHLPAGKDPDEFLRQHGAGEYRALLERAPLWLDWQIEQVLEDKDLARSDQFQQAVASLVALLGKLPQSAVRSHYLQQVAERLSGGQARLAQKLEEDLRQQVKGERWHGRASRWEQPGEIGLRERAEAELLRLYLHAGRHRGAIRRELRQRELEDFAIAHHRLLWASISELEEDNLGVGRLEAINRGSDPGDDLADLDLPRLLSDRLLVEESELLNRLTPLLEPNELQRMALAEPLLQLRGTTAVLERQRSLKRCRHLLDAWGSQRLETLERCIARLLEESEAEASAAAALSMESRIDSMFSELNGDALRFQELYYNERRHIHHLDQQRCADPLAAARLAS
- a CDS encoding glutamate decarboxylase, which produces MADKSDLHSERHSDQPSDRHKGRSTQRHSSNDDIYASGDLAAGMPKRTFPTKENDPRSVYAAIHDELMLDGNSRQNLATFCQTWLEPEVHRLMNECIDKNMEDKDEYPQTAEIEARCARMLADLWNAPSIDGAIGCTTVGSSEAAMLGGMAMKRRWEASRRQQGKPVGKPNLVTGPVQICWHKFTRYWDIEHREIPMDPGRLLMTPEQVLERCDENTIGVVPTLGVTFTGQYEPVQEVAAALDAFERDTGLDIPIHVDGASGGFLAPFCHPDLLWDFRLPRVKSINASGHKFGLAPLGAGWVLWRDEKDLPEEMVFWVNYLGGNMRDITLNFSKPGGQVVCQYYNFIRLGKEGYRKVHNACYATAQHLAAELVTLGPFEIIYGGDPHTGIPCVCWRIRDGDDPGFNLFDLADRLRVRGWQVPAYTLPAHCGDQAVQRILVRHGVSRDLADLLLEDIRGAIDHLRLHPVSTSLTSQEATGFHH
- a CDS encoding GlsB/YeaQ/YmgE family stress response membrane protein gives rise to the protein MNVLWFLLVGVIAGWLAGVLVKRSGFGLIGDLVAGIIGALIGGLFFGGLGGAFGGGVLGSIVVATLGAVILLVILRLLKRA